In Centroberyx gerrardi isolate f3 chromosome 11, fCenGer3.hap1.cur.20231027, whole genome shotgun sequence, the following are encoded in one genomic region:
- the dlg4a gene encoding disks large homolog 4 isoform X2, with product MFMSVWYAKKMGCRFINNVRKAKRHRHHMMVNGTEGEIEYEEITLERGNSGLGFSIAGGTDNPHVGDDPSIFITKIIPGGAAAQDGRLSVNDCILFVNDVDVREVTHSQAVEALKEAGAIVRLYVLRRKPAAEKVTEIKLIKGPKGLGFSIAGGVGNQHIPGDNSIYVTKIIEGGAAHKDGRLQIGDKILAVNSVCLEDVMHEDAVGALKNTAEVVYLRVAKPNNLYLTNSYNPPDLTSNLSHPSYLGSDYPQALTPTSPSRFSPVLHGMMGDEDLPRDPRRVLIHRGSTGLGFNIVGGEDGEGIFISFILAGGPADLSGELHKGDQILSVNGVDLRMATHEQAAAALKNAGQTVTIIAQYRPDEYSRFEAKIHDLREQLMNSSMGSGTTTLRSNPKRGFYIRALFDYDKTADCGFLSQALGFRFGDVLHVLDCGDEEWWQARRVSPQNEAEEVGFIPSKHRVERKEWSRVKSPGRDNNSHSYETVTQVEVHYARPIIILGPVKDRVNDDLLSEFPDKFGSCVPHTTRPKREYEVDGRDYHFVSSREQMEKDIQSHRFIEAGQYNSHLYGTSVQSVREVAEQGKHCILDVSANAVRRLQAAQLHPIAIFVRPKSLENVLEINTRLTEEQARKGMDRALKLEQDFLECFSAVVEGDSFEEVYHKVKTVIEEQSGPYIWIPTRERL from the exons GTGAATGGAACAGAGGGGGAAATCGAGTATGAGGAGATCACACTGGAGAGA gGTAACTCAGGCCTTGGCTTCAGCATAGCGGGGGGAACAGACAATCCCCACGTGGGTGATGACCCCAGCATCTTCATCACCAAAATCATacctggaggagctgcagctcaAGATGGACGGCTGAg TGTGAACGATTGCATCCTATTTGTGAATGATGTTGATGTGAGGGAGGTGACACACAGCCAAGCCGTAGAGGCTCTTAAGGAGGCAGGTGCTATCGTCCGCCTCTACGTTCTCCGCaggaaaccagcagcagagaaagtcACCGAGATCAAACTCATCAAAGGGCCCAAAG gCTTAGGTTTCAGCATTGCCGGAGGGGTGGGAAACCAGCACATACCAGGAGATAACAGTATCTATGTCACCAAGATCATCGAGGGCGGGGCTGCTCACAAAGATGGCCGTCTGCAGATCGGGGATAAGATATTAGCG gtgaacagtgtgtgtctggaggATGTGATGCATGAGGATGCGGTGGGGGCTCTGAAGAACACAGCCGAGGTGGTCTACCTCAGGGTGGCCAAGCCCAACAACCTGTACCTGACCAACTCCTACAACCCTCCAGACCTCACCAGCA ACCTCAGCCACCCCAGCTATCTGGGGTCAGATTACCCACAAGCCCTCACTCCCACATCACCTAGCCGGTTTTCTCCCGTGCTGCATGGCATGATGGGAGACGAAGACCTGCCTAG GGACCCTCGGAGAGTGCTGATCCACCGAGGCTCCACAGGTCTGGGCTTCAACATcgtgggaggagaggatggagagggaatCTTCATCTCCTTCATCCTGGCTGGGGGTCCCGCTGACCTCAGTGGAGAGCTGCACAAGGGCGATCAGATCCTGAGT gtgaatGGCGTGGACCTGCGTATGGCCACACACGAACAGGCAGCTGCAGCACTGAAGAACGCCGGCCAGACAGTGACCATCATTGCTCAGTACAGACCAGATG agtaCAGCCGTTTCGAGGCTAAGATCCATGACTTGAGGGAACAGCTGATGAACAGCAGCATGGGCTCTGGGACCACAACGCTAAGGAGCAACCCAAAGAGAGGCTTCTACATCAG GGCTCTTTTTGACTATGACAAGACTGCAGACTGTGGCTTCCTCAGTCAGGCGCTGGGCTTCAGGTTTGGAGACGTTCTCCATGTGTTGGACTGTGGGGACGAGGAGTGGTGGCAGGCCCGCAGGGTGAGCCCCCAGAACGAGGCCGAGGAGGTTGGCTTCATCCCCAGCAAACACAG GGTTGAAAGGAAAGAGTGGTCTCGCGTTAA GTCTCCAGGGAGGGACAACAACTCACACAGTTATGAGACAGTCACACAAGTGGAAG TTCATTATGCGAGGCCCATCATAATACTGGGTCCCGTGAAGGACAGGGTAAATGATGACTTGCTGTCTGAGTTCCCTGATAAGTTCGGATCTTGTGTCCCAC ACACCACACGGCCTAAGAGGGAGTACGAGGTGGATGGGCGGGACTATCACTTTGTGTCGTCACGGGAACAGATGGAGAAGGACATCCAGAGCCACCGCTTCATCGAGGCGGGACAGTACAACAGCCACCTGTACGGCACCAGCGTCCAGAGTGTCCGCGAGGTGGCTGAGCAG gggaaacactgcatcctGGATGTATCGGCCAATGCTGTGCGTAGACTACAAGCTGCTCAGCTCCATCCTATCGCCATCTTTGTCCGGCCCAAGTCACTGGAGAATGTCCT AGAGATCAACACTCGCCTGACAGAAGAGCAGGCCAGGAAAGGAATGGACCGCGCTCTCAAACTAGAACAAGACTTCCTAGAGTGTTTCTCAG CTGTCGTGGAGGGGGACAGCTTCGAAGAGGTTTACCACAAAGTAAAGACAGTGATCGAGGAGCAATCAGGGCCTTACATCTGGATCCCCACTCGGGAGAGGCTGTGA